From a single Shewanella denitrificans OS217 genomic region:
- a CDS encoding ABC transporter transmembrane domain-containing protein, producing MNTSKSVAVIPWLAGFLRPYRWRVVAAIVFLFIGSLAWLSLGQGVRLMVDEGFMADNAGRLNEIMVFILLITFVSGAAVFFRFYLMTWLGERVSADIRLTVYRHLLSLSPNFFASQRTGEVISRFTADTTLLQSVVGASLSMALRSCVTVIGGIVMMGFTSVKLTLLVLLAVPLVLAPVAILGKKVRELSRKSQDKVGDLGAYIDETLHEIHTVQAYTHEDKDRQLFSERVEAVMLVAKARIGYRSLLISSVMFLSIGAIACVTWIGAKDVVSGAITGGELSAFMFYAVMVAGAVATISEVFSEIQRASGAAERLIELANTPVDLPELETPKHLPSKTELKLSGALSLENVHFSYPSSPEQQAISGLNLVLKPGERVALVGPSGAGKSTLFELLLRFYSLDSGCITLDGVDIADLSLHELRSQYALVPQESVIFAHNVLENVRYGRPDATEEEVIAACEAAKAHEFITEFKDGYQTYLGERGVRLSGGQKQRIAIARAILADRPLLLLDEATSALDAISEDKVKQALDTLMQGRTSLVIAHRLATVINVDRIIVLDKGCVVATGNHQTLMQTSELYREFASLQLLTEPKQMTA from the coding sequence TTGAACACCTCAAAGTCTGTTGCAGTTATCCCATGGTTAGCGGGATTTTTACGCCCTTATCGTTGGCGCGTCGTGGCCGCCATAGTGTTTTTATTCATAGGCTCATTGGCCTGGTTATCTTTAGGCCAAGGCGTGCGGCTGATGGTGGATGAAGGCTTTATGGCCGATAATGCTGGCCGTTTAAATGAAATCATGGTGTTTATTTTACTGATCACGTTTGTCAGTGGTGCAGCGGTGTTTTTCCGTTTTTATTTAATGACTTGGCTTGGAGAGCGGGTCAGCGCCGATATTCGCTTAACCGTTTATCGGCATTTATTGTCATTATCGCCTAACTTTTTTGCATCACAGCGAACCGGGGAGGTTATCTCGCGCTTTACCGCCGATACTACTTTACTCCAAAGCGTGGTGGGGGCCAGTCTATCCATGGCGCTGCGCTCTTGCGTCACGGTAATTGGCGGCATAGTGATGATGGGCTTTACCAGTGTAAAACTCACCTTGCTGGTGTTGCTGGCAGTGCCATTAGTATTAGCGCCTGTGGCCATATTAGGTAAAAAAGTACGTGAGTTATCCCGTAAAAGCCAAGATAAAGTGGGGGATCTGGGGGCTTATATCGATGAAACCTTACATGAAATTCACACAGTGCAGGCCTACACCCACGAAGATAAAGACAGGCAATTATTTTCTGAGCGAGTCGAAGCTGTGATGCTGGTGGCCAAAGCCAGAATTGGCTATCGGTCGTTATTGATATCCTCTGTGATGTTTTTGAGCATAGGCGCCATAGCCTGCGTGACTTGGATTGGTGCAAAAGATGTGGTCAGCGGCGCTATCACGGGCGGCGAGCTGTCGGCCTTTATGTTCTATGCGGTTATGGTTGCCGGCGCCGTGGCCACCATCAGTGAAGTCTTCAGTGAAATTCAGCGGGCATCCGGCGCCGCCGAGCGTTTAATTGAGCTTGCCAATACCCCAGTGGATTTACCAGAACTTGAAACCCCTAAACACCTACCGAGTAAAACCGAGCTTAAATTAAGTGGTGCACTCAGCCTTGAAAATGTGCACTTTTCCTACCCATCAAGCCCAGAACAACAAGCGATCTCTGGGCTTAATCTAGTGTTAAAACCTGGAGAACGGGTGGCGCTAGTGGGCCCAAGTGGCGCCGGCAAGAGCACCTTGTTTGAATTGTTACTGCGCTTTTATAGTCTAGATTCTGGCTGTATTACACTCGATGGCGTCGATATCGCGGATCTTAGCCTGCATGAGCTTCGCAGCCAATATGCACTCGTCCCTCAAGAGTCGGTGATTTTTGCCCATAATGTGTTGGAAAACGTGCGTTACGGTAGGCCAGATGCCACAGAAGAAGAGGTGATTGCCGCCTGTGAAGCGGCCAAGGCTCATGAGTTTATTACAGAATTTAAAGACGGTTATCAAACCTATTTAGGGGAGCGTGGCGTGCGTTTATCCGGTGGTCAAAAACAGCGTATCGCCATTGCCAGAGCCATACTCGCCGACAGACCTTTGCTATTACTGGATGAAGCCACCAGTGCTCTGGATGCCATCAGTGAAGATAAAGTTAAGCAAGCTCTAGATACCTTAATGCAAGGCCGCACCAGTTTAGTTATCGCCCATCGCCTTGCAACTGTGATTAATGTGGATCGCATTATCGTGTTAGATAAAGGCTGTGTGGTCGCCACAGGTAACCATCAAACCTTGATGCAGACCAGTGAGCTATACCGAGAGTTTGCCAGTTTGCAACTGCTTACTGAGCCTAAGCAGATGACGGCGTAA
- a CDS encoding ribosome recycling factor family protein, with amino-acid sequence MNEDINISLPALIHRIGGAQTKQAKIIATQYHCELKRVRRSRNWLLVGGAKAVQSFNAELKTQDTQGFRHLIQKLDSALLNHSDKLEPLAEKLARMIAAKPNITLGELMQASECSLAEARLARFNEDTWD; translated from the coding sequence ATGAATGAAGACATTAATATTTCACTGCCCGCGCTTATTCATCGAATAGGGGGAGCGCAGACTAAGCAAGCCAAAATCATAGCAACGCAATATCATTGTGAACTTAAGCGTGTGCGTCGTTCGAGAAACTGGTTGTTAGTCGGTGGCGCTAAGGCGGTACAATCCTTTAACGCCGAATTGAAAACGCAAGATACACAGGGGTTTCGCCACCTTATTCAGAAGCTTGACAGCGCTTTGCTTAACCATAGTGATAAGCTAGAGCCGTTAGCGGAAAAGCTTGCCCGTATGATTGCTGCAAAGCCAAACATAACCTTAGGTGAACTCATGCAGGCCAGCGAATGCAGCTTAGCAGAAGCCAGGCTCGCCCGTTTTAATGAGGACACCTGGGATTAG
- a CDS encoding methyltransferase, with amino-acid sequence MTSQFSTAGLTLELLRYPSQQVSNLQAWDAADEHIIKVLAEKVLEENAVPPQPCAIINDSFGALSCALTRMDSSWPLTVISDAKTSQLGALENLTRNQLDAEGIKWLTSRAPLPQDLSLVLMKLPKNLAYFAQQLRGLSQVLPQGTQVLIGAKAKSINSALITLLAEHLGPASASLAWKNTRVITCVSDGRARSLPKAITWSVPEYQLEISNLSNVFAANKLDIGARIMLENMPNGEFNTVVDLGCGNGILGLRAAGLYPKAKIHFIDDSEMAVASSQANWALNTLAPERAEFHWDDCMSHLDETVQPDLVLCNPPFHQGEAITDHIAWQMFNDAKHRLRSGGILHIVGNRHLNYHVKLKRLFGNCTTVASNGKFVILQSVKG; translated from the coding sequence ATGACAAGCCAATTTTCTACTGCAGGCCTGACTCTCGAGTTGCTTCGCTATCCCAGCCAACAAGTATCAAACCTTCAAGCCTGGGACGCCGCAGATGAACATATCATCAAGGTCCTTGCAGAAAAGGTCCTTGAAGAAAATGCCGTCCCCCCACAGCCCTGCGCCATTATTAATGACAGTTTTGGTGCCCTAAGCTGCGCCCTAACCCGCATGGACTCAAGTTGGCCCTTAACTGTGATTTCAGACGCTAAGACCAGCCAGCTGGGCGCTTTGGAAAACTTAACTCGTAATCAGCTGGACGCGGAGGGTATCAAGTGGCTAACCAGCCGTGCGCCTTTGCCTCAAGACTTAAGCTTAGTGCTGATGAAGCTGCCTAAAAATTTAGCTTATTTTGCTCAGCAATTACGCGGTTTATCTCAAGTGCTGCCTCAAGGCACTCAAGTCTTGATTGGCGCTAAGGCCAAGTCCATCAATTCGGCATTAATCACATTATTGGCTGAGCATTTAGGCCCTGCCAGCGCCAGCCTTGCCTGGAAAAACACTCGAGTTATCACTTGTGTCAGTGATGGACGTGCCCGCTCGCTGCCAAAGGCTATCACTTGGTCAGTCCCTGAGTATCAACTTGAAATCTCAAATCTAAGCAATGTGTTTGCCGCTAATAAGTTAGATATCGGCGCCCGCATCATGTTAGAAAATATGCCCAATGGCGAGTTCAATACCGTGGTCGACTTAGGGTGTGGTAATGGCATATTGGGGCTTCGCGCCGCAGGTCTTTACCCTAAGGCTAAGATACATTTTATTGATGATTCTGAAATGGCGGTGGCATCTAGCCAAGCCAACTGGGCATTGAACACTTTAGCACCTGAGCGCGCCGAGTTTCATTGGGATGATTGCATGAGCCATTTAGATGAAACCGTGCAGCCGGATCTTGTATTGTGTAACCCACCGTTTCATCAAGGGGAAGCCATCACAGATCACATCGCCTGGCAGATGTTTAACGATGCCAAACACAGGCTCAGAAGTGGCGGAATATTACATATCGTCGGTAATCGTCATCTCAATTATCACGTTAAGCTTAAGCGTTTATTTGGTAACTGCACCACAGTGGCATCCAATGGTAAGTTTGTTATTTTACAATCTGTTAAAGGCTAG
- a CDS encoding methyltransferase family protein — translation MPSLELKAPSLELKVPPVAVMLLVALMMWLVSLITPVIALTFFVRLFIGAMFAVAGIAVALAGVISFMQAHTTVNPTTPNSASNLVDSGIYRFTRNPMYLGLLSMLLGWAVFLASPLALTGTVVFILYMNRFQIKPEEKALLNVFGEAFLQYQAKVRRWL, via the coding sequence ATGCCGTCACTTGAACTTAAAGCGCCGTCACTTGAGCTTAAAGTGCCACCGGTTGCAGTCATGCTACTTGTGGCATTGATGATGTGGCTTGTCTCCTTGATAACACCTGTAATAGCACTCACATTCTTTGTGCGGCTGTTCATAGGCGCCATGTTTGCTGTTGCTGGCATTGCCGTTGCGCTTGCTGGGGTTATCTCCTTTATGCAGGCCCATACTACGGTTAATCCCACCACACCTAACTCAGCATCAAACTTGGTGGATAGCGGAATTTATCGTTTCACTCGCAACCCCATGTATTTAGGATTACTGAGCATGCTGCTTGGCTGGGCCGTATTTCTTGCAAGCCCGCTGGCATTAACTGGCACTGTGGTATTTATCCTCTATATGAACCGCTTTCAAATTAAACCCGAAGAAAAAGCGCTGCTCAATGTGTTTGGTGAAGCGTTTTTACAGTACCAAGCTAAAGTGAGACGCTGGCTGTAA
- a CDS encoding universal stress protein, whose amino-acid sequence MDKILVIADPLAQLQSAFIKALSLAHSSCASIQVLAVCYESFAELNDSELDGDSIKNQIIQQYEDFWQKQINQYDSSLTISLQVVWHKHLHDSIIQECKANNYDLIIKTGHRSETSFYTPTDWMLFRDSPIPVYVVEPRSHKCEKVVLVALDALAKSTEKQALNSQLLESAFRLAVQTDAKLHCAYVIKIPTLLKDFDLVDPKTYANKIKVRAQENMAELLADYDITKECIHIEEGEPWGVLANLSKKLHSQCLVVGSMGRKGIVGKLVGNTAEQIIHIARTDLLVIGPDVDSKSLL is encoded by the coding sequence ATGGATAAGATACTGGTTATTGCCGATCCCTTAGCACAATTACAAAGCGCGTTCATTAAAGCCTTATCCTTGGCCCATAGCTCCTGTGCCAGCATTCAGGTGCTAGCCGTTTGCTATGAATCTTTCGCCGAACTAAATGATTCAGAACTCGATGGCGATAGTATTAAAAACCAAATTATTCAGCAGTATGAGGATTTTTGGCAGAAACAAATTAACCAATACGACTCGAGTCTCACCATAAGCTTACAGGTGGTTTGGCATAAGCATTTGCATGACAGCATCATTCAAGAATGCAAAGCCAATAATTATGATTTAATCATCAAAACCGGCCATCGCAGTGAAACTAGTTTTTACACCCCCACGGATTGGATGCTGTTTCGTGATTCTCCCATTCCGGTTTATGTGGTTGAACCGCGAAGCCATAAGTGCGAAAAAGTGGTTTTGGTGGCCTTGGATGCCTTGGCAAAATCCACCGAAAAACAAGCGCTCAATAGCCAGTTGCTGGAATCGGCATTTCGCCTCGCGGTTCAAACTGATGCCAAGTTGCACTGCGCCTATGTGATAAAAATCCCCACGCTATTAAAAGATTTTGATCTGGTCGACCCAAAAACCTACGCCAATAAAATCAAAGTCCGCGCACAGGAAAATATGGCTGAACTCCTCGCCGACTATGACATAACCAAAGAATGTATTCACATTGAAGAAGGAGAGCCTTGGGGCGTATTAGCTAACCTCTCCAAAAAACTTCATAGCCAATGCTTAGTGGTCGGTTCTATGGGCCGTAAAGGCATAGTGGGTAAACTTGTCGGCAATACCGCAGAGCAAATTATTCACATTGCCCGTACTGATCTCCTCGTCATAGGGCCAGATGTAGACAGTAAATCACTGCTTTAA
- the trmH gene encoding tRNA (guanosine(18)-2'-O)-methyltransferase TrmH, which yields MSPERFARINQMLDNRQIDLTVCLDKVHKTNNIAAVIRSADCVGIHQIHAVWPDIDMRVSGNTASGSQQWVKTIKHYRFEEAEQAFNAQNMQILTTTFSDTAVDYRDIDYTKPTAIVMGNERDGTSPEAIAAASQHILIPMIGMVQSLNVSVAAALVMYEAQRQRQLANMYGTRKLDHAYCQTMLFEQGHPVYAKACRRKQIPYPSIDEQGQIVASTEWWQRMRAPDPQALTC from the coding sequence ATGAGCCCAGAACGTTTTGCCCGCATAAACCAGATGCTAGATAACCGACAAATCGATTTAACGGTATGCCTAGATAAAGTACATAAAACCAATAATATCGCGGCGGTTATTCGTTCGGCGGACTGTGTCGGCATACATCAAATTCATGCCGTTTGGCCAGATATCGACATGCGAGTATCGGGTAATACCGCCTCGGGCAGCCAGCAGTGGGTCAAGACCATCAAACACTACCGTTTTGAAGAGGCAGAGCAAGCCTTTAACGCCCAAAACATGCAGATTTTAACCACCACCTTTTCTGACACAGCAGTGGATTATCGCGACATTGATTATACCAAGCCCACTGCCATAGTCATGGGTAATGAGCGTGATGGCACTAGCCCTGAGGCCATAGCCGCAGCTTCACAGCACATCTTAATCCCTATGATAGGCATGGTGCAGTCACTCAATGTATCAGTGGCCGCGGCCCTTGTTATGTACGAAGCCCAGCGGCAACGACAATTGGCCAATATGTACGGCACCCGTAAACTCGACCATGCCTACTGCCAAACCATGTTGTTCGAACAGGGCCACCCTGTCTATGCTAAGGCGTGCCGCCGTAAACAAATCCCCTACCCCTCCATAGATGAGCAGGGCCAAATTGTTGCCAGCACAGAATGGTGGCAACGAATGCGCGCCCCGGATCCCCAAGCGCTAACCTGCTAA
- a CDS encoding prolyl oligopeptidase family serine peptidase encodes MNKALVSLCVLSAITAGQALAEPASEQKASAKNAKTAVQADKFLWLEEVEGTKPLAWVKDKNAHSATSIKSYPGFDTLVNNSLAILNSKDRIPYAERKGEYLYNFWKDETHVRGIYRRTSLAEYVKDEPKWETVLDIDAIAKADDVSWVYKDINCLAPKNDLCLVSLSRGGADAVEVREFNLTTKSFVKQGYRLPEAKSDLTWLTQDQVLVATDFGGEQGMTDSGYPSVVKLWQRGDSLDKAKFIYQADKSSVAAAAQVLDDGQSKVVLIGDYLTFYTNKVFVYADDKLTKLNIPQDADIKGYFKGNIYIELKSVLNTDKQQFVQGAVLYAPVDSLMSDKPEYQQLTAPDAHSSIAQVAFSKNAVYVNLLEDVKSKLVRFEPKDDNNWTQTTVPFDANGSLTLFDIQQDSDDFFVDYNSFLEPSSFYQVKGAALAINKLKSLPQQFAADKFVTKQYFATSKDGTKVPYFVVMDKNLKFNGKNPTLLYGYGGFEVSLKPKYSADMGKNWLEQGGVYVLSNIRGGGEYGPAWHQAALKHNRHKAYEDFEAVAEDLISRKITSSPHLGIQGGSNGGLLMGAALTRRPELYNAVVCQVPLLDMQRFSQLLAGASWMGEYGNPEVAEDWAYIKTYSPYHNLDKAKQYPKAFFTTSTRDDRVHPAHARKMVAKMESMGIDVLYYENMEGGHSGTADNQQKAELTSLVYAYLLQQLK; translated from the coding sequence ATGAATAAAGCACTCGTTTCATTGTGCGTCTTAAGCGCTATCACAGCAGGCCAGGCATTGGCAGAACCCGCATCAGAGCAAAAAGCATCAGCAAAAAACGCAAAAACTGCTGTGCAAGCAGATAAATTCCTATGGCTTGAAGAGGTGGAAGGCACTAAGCCCCTCGCCTGGGTTAAGGATAAAAACGCTCACAGCGCCACTAGCATTAAGTCTTACCCAGGTTTTGATACCTTAGTGAATAACTCACTGGCCATCCTTAACAGCAAAGACAGGATCCCCTATGCCGAACGCAAGGGTGAGTACCTGTACAACTTTTGGAAAGATGAAACCCATGTTCGCGGCATTTATCGCCGTACTAGCCTCGCGGAATATGTCAAAGATGAACCTAAGTGGGAAACCGTATTAGATATAGACGCCATCGCCAAGGCGGATGATGTCAGCTGGGTCTATAAGGACATCAATTGCTTAGCGCCTAAAAACGACTTATGTCTCGTATCATTATCGCGCGGCGGCGCAGATGCCGTAGAAGTGCGAGAATTTAATCTAACCACTAAAAGCTTTGTTAAACAGGGTTACCGCTTACCAGAAGCAAAATCGGATCTCACCTGGTTAACTCAAGATCAAGTGTTAGTGGCCACCGACTTTGGCGGCGAACAGGGCATGACAGATTCGGGCTACCCCAGCGTAGTCAAATTGTGGCAGCGTGGTGACAGCTTAGATAAGGCCAAGTTTATCTATCAAGCGGATAAAAGCTCAGTGGCCGCGGCGGCGCAAGTCCTCGATGATGGCCAATCAAAAGTGGTGCTTATCGGTGACTACCTCACCTTCTATACTAACAAGGTTTTTGTCTACGCCGACGATAAACTGACCAAGCTAAATATCCCTCAAGATGCTGATATTAAAGGTTACTTTAAAGGCAACATCTATATTGAACTTAAGAGCGTCTTAAACACAGATAAACAGCAATTTGTCCAAGGCGCAGTGCTCTATGCCCCAGTTGATTCGCTGATGAGTGATAAACCTGAATACCAACAGCTGACAGCCCCAGATGCGCACTCATCCATAGCACAAGTGGCATTTAGCAAAAATGCGGTATACGTTAACCTGCTAGAAGATGTGAAAAGTAAACTGGTTCGTTTTGAGCCAAAAGATGATAACAACTGGACACAAACGACCGTACCATTCGATGCCAACGGCAGTCTGACCCTATTTGACATACAGCAAGACAGCGACGATTTCTTCGTCGATTACAACAGTTTCCTCGAGCCGTCTAGCTTCTATCAAGTGAAAGGGGCCGCTCTTGCTATCAATAAACTAAAGTCATTACCACAGCAATTTGCCGCGGATAAATTTGTCACTAAGCAGTACTTCGCCACCTCAAAAGATGGCACTAAAGTGCCCTATTTTGTGGTGATGGACAAAAATCTTAAGTTTAATGGTAAAAACCCAACTTTGTTATACGGTTATGGTGGATTTGAAGTTTCACTAAAGCCTAAATATTCCGCCGATATGGGTAAAAATTGGTTAGAACAGGGCGGCGTATACGTGCTTTCTAACATACGCGGTGGCGGTGAATACGGCCCAGCTTGGCACCAAGCGGCCCTAAAGCACAATCGTCACAAGGCTTATGAGGATTTTGAAGCGGTAGCGGAAGATCTTATCAGCCGAAAAATTACTTCAAGCCCGCATTTAGGCATTCAAGGCGGCAGCAATGGCGGCCTACTTATGGGGGCAGCCCTGACTCGCCGTCCAGAACTATACAATGCCGTCGTTTGCCAAGTGCCCTTATTGGATATGCAGCGCTTCAGTCAGCTATTGGCAGGCGCCAGCTGGATGGGTGAATACGGTAATCCAGAAGTGGCTGAAGATTGGGCCTACATCAAGACCTATTCGCCTTACCATAACTTAGATAAAGCTAAGCAATACCCTAAAGCTTTCTTTACCACCTCAACCCGAGATGACAGAGTCCACCCCGCGCACGCCCGTAAAATGGTCGCCAAGATGGAGTCCATGGGCATTGATGTACTCTATTATGAAAACATGGAAGGGGGTCATTCTGGCACCGCTGACAACCAGCAAAAAGCCGAGCTTACCAGCCTAGTGTACGCTTACTTGTTGCAGCAGTTAAAATAA
- a CDS encoding cation-transporting P-type ATPase, which produces MSQVVASTSPPPKETQVQVQESWHAMTPEQAFETLELAKEVTDKGLSKAQVQQRLAQFGANELTTSEGKSPLMRFLDQFHNVLIYVLIGAGVMTAALQHWIDAGVIFAVVLVNAIIGFIQEGKAENALKAIRQMLSSNAIVLRDGKHLTIKAANLVPGDIVLLQSGDKVPADIRLFKVKGLQVQEAALTGESLAISKDTLAVNEQAVLGDRLSMAYSGTIITHGQGTGVVVATGMSTQIGHISALVANVDNVTTPLLKQMAQFGHWLTLGILVIAAINFVFGVLVHGYSMTDMFLASVSLAVAAIPEGLPAIMTITLAIGVQRMAKRNAIIRKLPAVETLGAVSVICSDKTGTLTRNEMTLSSIACYQQGFSLSGAGYDPHGDVFLENSTVPLQLEQYPVLQQALQAAVLCNDASLSQEDSQWCVSGDPMEGALLTAGMKSGLDLDFEAKAFPRTDFIPFESEHKFMASLHHSHHGQAFIYLKGAPEKVLEMCESQLSTTGESPVDKAYWLKQIEYLAQQGQRVLAIAVKQVEQEQRELDFEHVEQGMVMLALFGLIDPPREEAIAAVARCTKAGIQVKMITGDHGITALAIAKQLKLANSSQVLTGQELDTLDDESLAYQVLNIDVFARVTPEHKLRLVRLLQEQGLIVAMTGDGVNDAPALKRADVGTAMGQNGTEAAKEAAEMVLADDNFASISHAVEQGRTVYDNIKKAIIFILPTNGGEALIVLAAVLLGFTQLPMTPVQILWVNMITAVTLALSLAFEPSEKSVMQRPPRNAADPLLSGYLLWRIGFVSLILMLGTFGLFLWEQAQGHGINLARTVAVNTLVMFEIFYLFSARYISAPVLNWRGLTGNYYVLIAIAVLVVFQLLFTYSSPMQTLFGTTDISLAMWGRIILVSSSVLVLVELEKYLIRRFASHAWQKRHLS; this is translated from the coding sequence ATGAGCCAAGTTGTAGCATCCACCTCACCCCCCCCCAAAGAAACCCAAGTACAAGTACAAGAATCGTGGCATGCCATGACGCCAGAGCAAGCCTTTGAAACCCTTGAATTAGCCAAAGAAGTGACAGATAAAGGACTGAGTAAGGCTCAAGTTCAACAAAGATTAGCCCAATTTGGCGCCAATGAACTCACCACAAGCGAAGGCAAGAGCCCATTGATGCGCTTCTTAGATCAGTTCCATAATGTGCTTATTTATGTGCTCATTGGCGCGGGGGTCATGACGGCGGCGCTGCAACATTGGATAGATGCTGGGGTGATTTTCGCCGTGGTGTTAGTCAATGCCATTATCGGTTTTATTCAAGAAGGCAAGGCTGAAAATGCCCTAAAAGCCATACGCCAGATGCTGTCATCCAATGCCATCGTGCTCAGAGACGGTAAACATTTGACAATCAAAGCCGCTAACTTGGTCCCCGGCGATATAGTGTTACTGCAATCAGGTGATAAAGTGCCTGCCGATATCAGACTATTTAAAGTCAAAGGCTTGCAGGTACAGGAAGCAGCGCTAACTGGCGAGTCCTTGGCCATAAGTAAAGACACTCTCGCGGTGAATGAACAAGCCGTACTGGGTGATCGTCTTTCAATGGCCTATTCAGGCACCATAATCACCCACGGCCAAGGCACTGGGGTTGTGGTGGCGACGGGCATGTCGACGCAGATAGGTCATATTAGTGCACTAGTGGCCAATGTGGACAATGTAACCACCCCGCTACTCAAACAGATGGCGCAATTTGGTCACTGGCTCACCTTAGGTATTCTGGTTATCGCCGCCATTAACTTTGTTTTTGGGGTACTGGTTCACGGCTATTCGATGACGGACATGTTCCTCGCCTCGGTGAGCCTTGCCGTTGCCGCGATCCCTGAAGGCCTACCAGCGATCATGACCATCACCTTAGCCATAGGCGTGCAGCGAATGGCTAAGCGCAATGCCATTATCCGTAAACTCCCGGCGGTAGAAACCTTAGGGGCTGTGTCTGTTATTTGCTCAGATAAGACCGGCACCTTGACCCGTAATGAAATGACCTTAAGCAGCATAGCCTGCTACCAACAAGGCTTTAGCCTCTCTGGTGCGGGTTATGATCCCCATGGCGATGTTTTCCTTGAAAATAGCACAGTGCCACTGCAGTTGGAGCAATATCCTGTTTTGCAACAAGCCTTACAAGCCGCTGTGTTATGTAACGATGCTAGCCTAAGTCAAGAAGATAGCCAGTGGTGCGTGAGCGGCGATCCCATGGAAGGCGCGTTATTAACCGCAGGGATGAAGTCAGGCCTAGATCTTGATTTTGAAGCTAAAGCCTTTCCCCGCACAGACTTTATCCCCTTCGAGTCTGAGCATAAATTTATGGCAAGCTTGCACCACAGCCACCACGGACAAGCGTTTATTTATCTCAAAGGCGCACCAGAAAAAGTACTGGAAATGTGCGAAAGCCAGCTTAGCACCACAGGTGAAAGTCCCGTAGACAAGGCCTATTGGCTTAAACAGATTGAATACTTAGCCCAACAAGGCCAACGAGTCTTAGCCATAGCCGTCAAACAGGTCGAGCAAGAGCAGCGTGAGCTTGATTTTGAACATGTAGAGCAAGGCATGGTGATGCTGGCGCTGTTTGGGCTTATCGACCCTCCCCGTGAAGAAGCCATCGCCGCAGTGGCCCGCTGCACTAAGGCAGGCATTCAAGTGAAGATGATCACCGGGGATCATGGGATTACTGCTCTGGCTATCGCCAAGCAACTAAAGCTTGCCAATTCGAGCCAAGTGCTCACGGGGCAAGAGCTGGATACGCTCGATGATGAAAGCCTCGCCTACCAAGTGCTAAACATAGACGTATTTGCCAGGGTGACCCCAGAGCACAAATTACGCCTGGTGAGATTACTGCAAGAGCAAGGACTGATTGTCGCCATGACTGGGGATGGTGTTAATGACGCGCCGGCGTTAAAACGCGCCGATGTGGGCACAGCCATGGGGCAAAATGGCACAGAAGCCGCCAAGGAAGCTGCCGAAATGGTGTTGGCGGATGATAATTTCGCCTCCATCAGCCATGCCGTTGAGCAAGGGCGCACGGTTTACGACAACATCAAGAAAGCCATTATCTTTATCCTGCCCACCAATGGCGGTGAAGCCTTAATCGTATTGGCCGCCGTGCTGCTGGGCTTTACTCAGCTGCCCATGACACCGGTGCAAATCCTCTGGGTCAATATGATCACCGCCGTCACCTTGGCCTTGTCACTGGCTTTTGAGCCATCGGAAAAAAGCGTGATGCAAAGGCCCCCAAGAAACGCCGCCGATCCATTATTATCGGGTTATTTACTCTGGCGGATCGGCTTCGTATCGCTGATTTTAATGCTGGGCACCTTCGGTTTATTCCTCTGGGAGCAAGCTCAAGGTCATGGCATCAATCTGGCTCGCACTGTGGCGGTCAATACTTTGGTCATGTTCGAAATATTCTACCTGTTTAGCGCCCGCTACATCTCTGCCCCTGTGCTTAACTGGCGCGGGCTAACGGGTAACTATTATGTCCTCATTGCCATCGCGGTATTAGTGGTATTTCAGCTGCTATTTACTTACTCAAGCCCGATGCAAACCTTGTTTGGCACCACAGATATCAGCCTTGCCATGTGGGGCCGCATCATACTGGTATCATCGAGTGTGCTTGTTTTGGTAGAGCTTGAGAAATACCTTATTCGCCGCTTCGCAAGTCATGCCTGGCAGAAACGTCATTTGAGCTAA